A window of Epinephelus fuscoguttatus linkage group LG24, E.fuscoguttatus.final_Chr_v1 contains these coding sequences:
- the LOC125884997 gene encoding uncharacterized protein LOC125884997 → MSDRCLTLKDIRLSGNFIPTGRQLHRTPPLMTATKHLDFSNEDSNEDQEEPQQNMEPDSRDQNGDHRNTMFEFNPNPDDSSSMLKGMKGYKATPDDLEFIKKMKAEKINKELQGELEELQRLLQKEKMHLDQTCVCRDTHLIELKKFPSCEDVIAWAKAVIKMTSLSTDLTDKDGKSLLAMVTPENIQRAIDDKRLELTQMKKMLANKKKTEAKERTQLERKIARDQLKIQMLMRELLDLQSDLSQQEEVHKAIQMQIDTQEAPEMEAEEVSDDLQVAKVQTKSQGPTKTVKTEKQQDATIQSKSTRSKHTDNQTSVKDANQNTVETLKTEKPPKSAKEARGPQPNAQSQMKTGEARPVAPSQGRKKAAVAAGDTGDPGLRRSKRIASRK, encoded by the exons ATGTCAGACAGGTGTTTGACTTTGAAAGACATCCGTCTTTCAGGGAATTTTATCCCAACTGGTCGACAGCTCCACAGGACTCCTCCATTGATGACTGCAACCAAACACCTGGATTTTTCTAATGAAGATTCAAATGAGGATCAGGAGGAACCACAGCAGAATATGGAG CCAGATAGTCGAGATCAAAATGGGGATCACCGAAACACAATGTTTGAATTCAACCCAAACCCAG ATGACTCTAGCTCCATGCTGAAGGGGATGAAAGGGTATAAGGCGACACCAGATGACTTGGAGTTTATTAAAAAGATGAAAGCAGAGAAAATTAACAAAGAACTGCAG GGTGAactggaggagctgcagaggtTGTTGCAAAAGGAAAAGATGCATTTGGATCAGACATGTGTTTGCAGGGACACGCACTTGATTGAACTCAAAAAG TTCCCATCCTGTGAAGATGTCATTGCGTGGGCAAAGGCAGTAATCAAAATGACATCGCTGTCGACAGACTTGACAGATAAAGATGGAAAGTCTCTCCTAGCCATGGTGACACCAGAAAACATCCAGAGAGCCATTGATGACAAGAGGCTTGAGCTCACTCAGATGAAGAAGATGCTGGCAAACAA gaagaagacAGAGGCTAAAGAGAGAACTCAACTTGAAAGGAAAATTGCCCGTGACCAG CTGAAGATACAGATGTTAATGAGGGAGTTATTGGACCTGCAATCGGACCTTTCACAACAGGAG GAAGTCCATAAAGCTATTCAAATGCAGATCGACACCCAAGAAGCTCCAGAAATGGAAGCAGAAGAAGTATCAGATGATCTGCAAGTTGCTAAAGTACAAACAAAAAGTCAAGGACCAACAAAAACTGTTAAAACTGAGAAGCAACAAGATGCTACAATCCAAAGTAAATCAACAAggagcaaacacacagacaaccaGACCAGTGTGAAGGATGCAAATCAAAACACAGTTGAAACTCTGAAGACCGAGAAGCCGCCTAAGTCTGCTAAAGAGGCCAGGGGGCCACAACCAAACGCTCAAAGTCAAATGAAAACTGGGGAAGCTCGGCCCGTGGCTCCCTCGCAGGGCAGAAAGAAAGCTGCTGTAGCTGCAGGTGATACTGGAGACCCTGGTCTGAGGAGATCCAAGAGGATAGCCAGCAGGAAGTGA